The Marinifilum sp. JC120 genome segment TTCATGGAACAATCACATCTCAGGGAAATTACACTCGGTGGGTTGCTGGACGAGGCTGTTGAAAAATGGCCCGATCAGGAAGCCGTTGTTTATGTGGACCGCGATTTCCGTTTGACCTACCGCGAGTTCGGTGAACTGGTGGATGATCTGGCTATGGGACTTATGGCTCTTGGAGTCAAAAAGGGCGAGAAGGTCGCAATCTGGGCCACCAACGTACCTTATTGGGTGGCCTTGCAGTTTGCTACTGCCAAGATCGGGGCTATCCTGCTGACTGTTAACACTTTTTACCGCACCACTGAGCTGGAATACCTGCTCAAGCAGTCCGAGTGCGAGAACCTTGTCATTATCGACGGTTTTCGGGAGATCGACTATCTCCAGACTGCTTATGAGCTTATTCCTGAACTTAAAACTCAGGAACGCGGTTACCTTAAGAGCGAGAAATTTCCCGATCTGAAGAGGGTTTTCTTTCTCGGTCAGGAAAAGCACCGCGGCATGTACTCCATGGCCGAGGTGGTCAACCTTTCTGCAGTAACCACTGAAGAAGATTACGAAGAGCGTCAGGCTACTCTTGATCCGCACGATGTCGTCAATATGCAGTACACTTCCGGAACCACCGGGTTCCCCAAGGGTGTGCAGCTGACCCACTACAACATCGGTAACAACGGATTCTGGATCGGTGAGAATCAGGGATTCAAGCCCGGTGACCGACTTTGCCTGCCCGTGCCTTTATTTCACTGTTTCGGTTGCGTACTCGGCGTGCTGGCCGCAGTTAACCACGGTACCACCATGGTTATCCTTGAAGGATTTGATCCGCTGCTGGTTATGGCTTCAATTGATCAGGAGAAGTGTACTGCTCTTTATGGCGTACCGACTATGTTTATCGCTATCCTCGAACATAAGCTTTTCAGCAAGTTTGATTATTCATCCTTGCGGACCGGGATTATGGCCGGGTCGCCTTGTCCCATTGAGGTCATGAAGAAGGTCATGGATAAGATGAACATGACCGACATCACCATTTGCTACGGATTGACCGAGGCTTCCCCGGTTATGACCCAGACCCGCATGACTGATAGTCTGCAACGTCGTACCGAGACTGTCGGGCAGGCTATGCCTGAAATCGAAGTAGCCATCATCAACCCGGAAACAGGTGAGATGAGCGAGTCCGGTGAAACAGGTGAAATCT includes the following:
- a CDS encoding AMP-binding protein, giving the protein MEQSHLREITLGGLLDEAVEKWPDQEAVVYVDRDFRLTYREFGELVDDLAMGLMALGVKKGEKVAIWATNVPYWVALQFATAKIGAILLTVNTFYRTTELEYLLKQSECENLVIIDGFREIDYLQTAYELIPELKTQERGYLKSEKFPDLKRVFFLGQEKHRGMYSMAEVVNLSAVTTEEDYEERQATLDPHDVVNMQYTSGTTGFPKGVQLTHYNIGNNGFWIGENQGFKPGDRLCLPVPLFHCFGCVLGVLAAVNHGTTMVILEGFDPLLVMASIDQEKCTALYGVPTMFIAILEHKLFSKFDYSSLRTGIMAGSPCPIEVMKKVMDKMNMTDITICYGLTEASPVMTQTRMTDSLQRRTETVGQAMPEIEVAIINPETGEMSESGETGEICCRGYNVMKGYYNNPEATNTTIDVDGWLHSGDLGTMDEEGYVDVTGRLKDMIIRGGENIYPREIEEFLYTMDGILDVQVAGVPSVKFGEQVGAFIILKDGVEMTKQDVIDYCRGQIARYKIPKFITFLDAYPMTASGKIQKYKLRDMAAELYPDA